In Fimbriimonadales bacterium, the following are encoded in one genomic region:
- a CDS encoding GNAT family N-acetyltransferase produces MTPTLTIEKLEALRNNFAETMIGLARGAPRVRITKRDGYWMSRSPFEHPIANFAVRLDLNQQEIKTLVRMATKNPSFRIYVMPRDNPAEIGKEFESWGLVPSFRIVGMALERPPLFADSLARLAMREEREEILRFIVEHFFWKSPRSIKTMLFQVMSKAKAHGHEMYVVRDEKGIVAVASIVVAGDTAGLYNICVRNDMRGKGLGSELVRQLSWLGASRGLKVVLQCEKDLENWYFSLGFTTLGEIKAYSSAAIKER; encoded by the coding sequence TTGACACCGACTCTTACAATAGAAAAATTAGAAGCATTGAGAAACAACTTTGCCGAAACGATGATTGGTTTGGCTCGTGGCGCACCAAGAGTTCGTATCACGAAAAGAGACGGTTATTGGATGAGCAGAAGTCCATTCGAACATCCGATTGCGAATTTTGCGGTGAGGCTCGATTTAAATCAGCAGGAGATAAAGACGTTGGTACGAATGGCGACAAAAAATCCTTCCTTTAGAATTTATGTTATGCCAAGAGATAACCCTGCGGAAATCGGAAAGGAATTCGAATCGTGGGGACTCGTTCCATCCTTTCGTATCGTAGGGATGGCGCTCGAGCGACCCCCCCTTTTTGCTGATTCGTTAGCAAGACTTGCGATGCGAGAGGAACGGGAAGAAATACTTCGATTCATCGTGGAACATTTTTTTTGGAAAAGCCCGCGCTCGATTAAAACAATGCTTTTTCAGGTGATGTCGAAAGCGAAAGCCCATGGTCATGAGATGTATGTAGTCCGTGATGAGAAGGGAATTGTCGCGGTGGCGAGCATTGTAGTTGCGGGAGATACAGCCGGGCTGTATAATATTTGCGTGCGTAATGACATGAGAGGGAAAGGCTTGGGTAGCGAATTGGTGCGACAGTTGTCTTGGTTGGGTGCTTCAAGGGGTTTGAAAGTAGTTCTCCAATGCGAGAAAGACTTAGAAAACTGGTATTTTTCGTTGGGTTTCACGACTCTTGGTGAGATAAAGGCTTATTCTTCGGCGGCGATTAAGGAAAGGTAA
- a CDS encoding type II secretion system protein, protein MTRRGFTLTELLVSVAILGTLAALMFPIFRSAIDSAKRTECGAHFRQIGYALTLYLGDYDDRVPPVNYQPVRMDNPIADRTWVQTLLPYTGSLSLFICPSDIGRTGSESQMTIEKDGTVADPWILYYEQSLRSNLGYNYLYLSPLVFLNSGVWEAFPIRLNEIANKSLTIVFIDSLWDRTNNGVPYGGGSWAVEPPCRYAMSGGEVKDTFNFPNGTIMYFGFKPEGWAPEESKMWQTYGGAWPWHRGRFNVMYADTRVKNVTVSALTQGCDFKPYWEGLIDDSELYPWDITE, encoded by the coding sequence ATGACTCGGCGGGGCTTTACGCTAACGGAACTTTTAGTCTCCGTAGCAATATTGGGAACGCTCGCTGCCTTGATGTTCCCAATATTTCGTTCCGCCATCGATTCAGCCAAACGTACCGAGTGTGGGGCGCATTTTCGTCAAATCGGCTACGCACTCACGCTCTATTTGGGCGATTACGATGACCGTGTGCCTCCCGTGAATTACCAACCGGTGAGGATGGACAACCCCATAGCAGACCGCACATGGGTTCAGACTCTTCTTCCTTATACGGGGTCACTTTCGTTGTTTATTTGTCCCTCGGACATCGGGCGAACTGGCTCGGAATCGCAAATGACGATCGAGAAGGACGGTACTGTTGCTGACCCATGGATTTTGTATTACGAGCAGTCTCTTCGTTCGAATTTGGGTTACAACTATCTCTATTTAAGTCCTTTGGTTTTTTTGAACAGCGGTGTTTGGGAAGCGTTTCCCATTCGTTTGAATGAAATTGCCAATAAATCGTTGACAATCGTGTTTATAGATTCGCTTTGGGATAGAACGAATAACGGTGTTCCTTACGGTGGGGGGAGCTGGGCAGTAGAGCCTCCTTGTCGTTATGCTATGTCTGGGGGGGAAGTTAAAGATACTTTCAATTTCCCGAACGGAACAATCATGTATTTCGGCTTTAAGCCAGAGGGATGGGCTCCGGAGGAATCGAAGATGTGGCAAACATACGGGGGGGCTTGGCCTTGGCATCGTGGGAGATTCAACGTGATGTATGCAGATACACGCGTAAAAAACGTTACGGTGAGCGCTCTCACTCAAGGTTGCGACTTCAAACCTTATTGGGAAGGGCTCATCGATGATAGTGAATTGTATCCTTGGGATATTACAGAGTAG
- a CDS encoding alpha/beta hydrolase family protein, with amino-acid sequence MVIVAVLLAMSAFYPSCAQELPKPSADLPSVTSSPEPWNDFREFVRPSPPERTVTLVRFASPIQSNVKENNTVEAEIWIPRDAPRPMPVVVLLHYWGASDFVVEERFAKELNFRGIAAVMMTLPYHMRRSPSNVASGTLAIRPDTKHLREGLTQAVLDVKRLVDYLSTKSEFDMQRLGISGVSLGGIVASLVYNVEPRFRCAAIVLGGGDIAHIIWNSSFTVDIRTDFRKKGYTEEQLKEELRPVEPLEYIDPHRGDNVLIIGAKYDEVIPPESTQKLVNAYGNAQVVWLTTGHFGGALVERKLFRTATGFFESKFFAKTFEIPSTISAPTLRLGVVLVPDYELTIAAGMDVWRPKRLRNIVVNGWITPEGPLLWANLELESGFSVGFALTKERLTFGIGWSVVL; translated from the coding sequence ATGGTAATCGTTGCCGTTTTGCTCGCCATGAGTGCGTTTTACCCCTCGTGTGCGCAAGAACTTCCGAAGCCGTCAGCGGATCTTCCCTCGGTTACAAGCAGTCCGGAGCCATGGAATGATTTTCGTGAGTTCGTTCGTCCGAGTCCTCCTGAGAGAACGGTTACGCTTGTTCGTTTTGCAAGCCCGATTCAATCGAATGTGAAGGAAAACAACACTGTAGAAGCGGAAATATGGATACCGAGAGATGCACCGAGGCCAATGCCGGTTGTAGTGCTTCTTCATTATTGGGGTGCGAGTGATTTCGTCGTAGAAGAGCGTTTTGCGAAGGAGTTGAATTTTCGTGGAATCGCAGCCGTGATGATGACGCTTCCTTATCATATGCGACGTTCGCCTTCCAATGTTGCAAGCGGTACTTTGGCAATTCGTCCGGATACGAAGCATCTTCGAGAGGGGCTTACGCAGGCGGTTTTAGACGTAAAGCGTTTAGTGGATTATTTATCTACGAAATCGGAATTCGATATGCAACGTTTGGGAATTTCGGGCGTGAGTTTAGGTGGCATAGTTGCTTCGCTCGTGTACAACGTGGAGCCTCGTTTTCGATGCGCTGCAATTGTATTAGGCGGGGGGGATATCGCACACATTATTTGGAACAGCAGTTTTACCGTAGATATAAGGACAGATTTTCGGAAAAAGGGTTATACGGAAGAGCAACTAAAAGAAGAGTTGCGTCCCGTAGAACCTCTCGAATATATCGACCCTCATCGAGGGGATAACGTGCTCATCATCGGTGCAAAATACGACGAGGTGATTCCTCCGGAGAGTACGCAAAAACTCGTGAATGCGTACGGTAATGCGCAAGTGGTGTGGCTAACGACGGGACATTTCGGAGGTGCTTTGGTCGAGAGGAAACTTTTCAGAACTGCTACTGGTTTTTTCGAATCGAAATTCTTTGCAAAAACTTTTGAAATCCCCTCGACGATTTCGGCGCCTACATTGCGACTGGGAGTTGTGCTGGTTCCGGATTACGAATTGACGATTGCAGCGGGAATGGATGTTTGGAGACCGAAGAGATTGCGAAATATTGTCGTCAATGGTTGGATAACGCCAGAAGGTCCTTTATTGTGGGCGAATTTGGAGTTGGAAAGTGGGTTTAGTGTAGGTTTTGCTCTTACGAAGGAGAGATTGACATTCGGAATCGGTTGGAGTGTTGTGCTTTGA
- a CDS encoding site-2 protease family protein, whose translation MQRRQEGFSIWAIRIATVSGIPIRLHFTFILFMFWLAFVSREAPHSAHIMALIPAIFFCVVLHELGHALTGQRFGIRTKDITLYPIGGIATLAGRPKPTQEFWIAIAGPFVNLIISFLIGIGLLLFEKRLPDFSVAISLERFSFWDALFSANIVLMLFNMIPAFPMDGGRVLRALLALKMPETTATQIAGWIGQFLAIAFGIFALFIGHVLWMLIAFFIFLGAGQEMVVTVGYSLVKEKRVADAMMTDFRTISHTDSLRKAAQMLLAGSQQVFPVVFGDEILGILTREDIGRGMQTGGDDAYVSGFMQREFKRMSPTDPLEAALNHFMEGNRAPIMIFDGDRLVGILTIENLSEFMMLEHARSGNTSIETRTG comes from the coding sequence GTGCAAAGACGACAGGAAGGTTTTTCTATCTGGGCGATTCGAATCGCCACAGTCTCCGGAATCCCCATCCGGCTTCATTTCACCTTCATTCTCTTTATGTTTTGGTTAGCCTTCGTATCGAGAGAAGCCCCGCATTCCGCTCATATCATGGCGCTCATCCCCGCTATCTTCTTTTGTGTCGTTTTGCACGAATTAGGGCACGCACTCACTGGGCAACGCTTCGGTATTCGAACTAAAGACATCACCCTCTACCCCATCGGTGGCATCGCCACACTCGCAGGACGTCCAAAACCAACTCAAGAATTCTGGATTGCGATTGCAGGACCCTTCGTCAATCTCATAATTTCTTTTTTAATTGGCATCGGGCTTTTACTTTTCGAAAAAAGATTGCCGGATTTTTCCGTCGCCATTTCACTCGAACGATTTTCGTTCTGGGATGCGCTCTTTAGCGCAAATATCGTTTTGATGCTTTTTAACATGATTCCTGCATTCCCCATGGATGGGGGGCGTGTACTGCGTGCTCTTCTCGCACTAAAAATGCCGGAAACCACAGCCACTCAGATCGCAGGATGGATTGGTCAATTTTTAGCAATCGCCTTCGGTATTTTTGCCCTTTTCATCGGACATGTGTTGTGGATGTTGATTGCCTTCTTTATCTTTTTAGGCGCAGGACAAGAAATGGTCGTCACCGTCGGATATTCACTCGTCAAAGAAAAACGAGTTGCCGATGCAATGATGACGGATTTCCGAACGATTTCTCACACAGATTCTCTGCGTAAAGCAGCGCAAATGCTCCTTGCAGGTTCTCAGCAAGTCTTCCCCGTCGTTTTCGGTGACGAAATTTTAGGAATCCTAACGCGAGAAGATATCGGTCGAGGTATGCAAACAGGAGGCGACGACGCTTACGTTTCCGGATTTATGCAAAGAGAATTCAAACGGATGAGCCCCACAGACCCTCTCGAAGCCGCATTGAATCATTTTATGGAAGGAAACCGTGCGCCGATTATGATTTTCGATGGAGACCGCCTCGTCGGCATTTTGACCATCGAAAACCTCAGTGAATTCATGATGCTCGAACACGCGCGCAGCGGAAATACTTCCATCGAAACACGAACTGGGTAA
- the gltX gene encoding glutamate--tRNA ligase, translating into MVRVRYAPSPTGSPHVGNIRTALYNYLMARRYKGKFILRIEDTDQTRKVEGAVEEILESLRWLKLDWDEGPEKGGEYGPYFQSQRLELYHKVCQELLRRGAAYKCFCTPEELEKMREYQRINKLPTMYDRRCRWKKQSEIEKLEQSGMPYVIRLAMPTEGTIAFEDAVRGLVEYEASLIDDQILLKSDGWPTYHLANVVDDHYQKISHVIRGDEWISSTPKHVVLYRAMDWELPVFAHAPIIKGPDGAKLSKRHGDVACLEFREKGYLPQAVVNFIALIGWSPGGERELMTLREMEELFSLEGIQPSPGIFDITKLQWMNGHYIRQLSPQELYRTVKEYDATTKNQEYLSSPKRKIFHEALEKFPEEYVTKALVLEQERVKLLSEFASACAFFFEEEPELDPAAVEKWFSQEYVLKLFDFLIAYFEKKITREETTQADKTLTELKTSSEVKTSLTVEDCEKAITEATEKLGLEKRSLAIHPTRVALTGRTYGPGLFELMALLGPTRILERLHRAKEIVLSKQ; encoded by the coding sequence ATGGTGCGCGTACGCTACGCTCCCTCCCCAACGGGAAGCCCACATGTCGGAAACATTCGAACTGCGCTGTACAACTATCTCATGGCGAGAAGATACAAGGGCAAATTCATCCTGCGCATCGAAGACACCGACCAAACTCGAAAAGTAGAAGGAGCGGTCGAAGAAATTCTCGAAAGTTTGCGGTGGCTAAAACTCGATTGGGACGAAGGTCCAGAAAAAGGCGGAGAATACGGACCCTATTTTCAAAGCCAGCGATTAGAACTCTATCACAAAGTTTGCCAAGAACTTCTTCGACGGGGGGCGGCTTATAAATGTTTCTGCACCCCAGAAGAACTCGAGAAAATGCGCGAATACCAACGCATTAACAAACTCCCCACGATGTACGACCGCCGCTGTCGCTGGAAAAAACAAAGCGAAATCGAAAAACTCGAACAAAGCGGGATGCCCTACGTCATTAGATTGGCGATGCCGACCGAAGGCACTATCGCCTTCGAAGATGCTGTCCGGGGCTTGGTGGAATATGAAGCATCACTCATTGACGACCAAATCCTTCTGAAAAGCGACGGCTGGCCCACATATCACCTCGCCAATGTGGTGGACGACCATTATCAAAAAATCTCGCATGTCATTCGCGGTGATGAATGGATTAGTTCCACACCGAAACATGTCGTTCTCTATCGGGCAATGGACTGGGAACTGCCAGTTTTCGCGCACGCACCGATCATCAAAGGTCCCGACGGCGCAAAGTTGAGCAAACGCCACGGCGATGTTGCATGCTTGGAGTTTCGCGAAAAAGGATATCTGCCGCAAGCCGTCGTGAATTTCATTGCGCTGATAGGCTGGTCTCCGGGGGGGGAAAGAGAATTGATGACCCTCCGAGAAATGGAAGAGTTGTTTTCTCTCGAAGGCATCCAACCTTCGCCGGGAATCTTCGATATCACGAAACTTCAGTGGATGAATGGACATTACATTCGACAACTATCCCCCCAAGAATTGTATCGCACGGTAAAAGAATATGATGCAACGACGAAAAATCAAGAATACCTTTCTTCTCCGAAAAGAAAAATCTTCCATGAGGCACTCGAAAAATTCCCAGAAGAATATGTAACCAAAGCGTTAGTTTTGGAACAAGAACGCGTAAAACTTCTTTCCGAATTTGCATCGGCATGCGCTTTCTTTTTCGAGGAAGAACCCGAACTCGATCCCGCCGCAGTGGAAAAATGGTTCTCACAAGAATACGTGCTAAAACTTTTCGATTTCTTGATTGCGTATTTCGAAAAGAAAATCACTCGAGAAGAAACCACGCAAGCAGATAAAACCCTAACCGAACTCAAAACTTCGTCAGAAGTCAAAACTTCGTTAACGGTGGAAGATTGCGAAAAGGCAATCACAGAAGCCACAGAAAAACTCGGCTTA